One genomic window of Streptomyces sp. NBC_01498 includes the following:
- a CDS encoding uridine kinase, with product MRLEAITWDRLTDTLAERVLETRADDGSPWLRVAVDGAPAARPGVRAEALADELRLRGRAVLVVGTGGFLRPASLRYEYGRRDPDAYYDGWFDTGALWREVFGPVEAGGTGRVLPDLWDPATDRATRSPRAELPPGGVLLVHGPFLLGHWFPFDLTVHLRLSPAALRRRTEEDERWTLPAFERYEREVGPAEAADVVVTTDDPRHPAWSPPRS from the coding sequence GTGAGACTCGAAGCGATCACCTGGGACCGGCTGACCGACACCCTGGCGGAACGCGTCCTGGAGACCCGGGCGGACGACGGGAGCCCCTGGCTGCGCGTCGCCGTGGACGGCGCTCCCGCCGCGCGCCCCGGCGTACGGGCGGAGGCGCTGGCCGACGAACTGCGGCTGCGGGGACGCGCGGTGCTCGTCGTCGGCACGGGTGGCTTCCTGCGGCCCGCGTCGCTGCGGTACGAGTACGGGCGCCGGGATCCGGACGCGTACTACGACGGGTGGTTCGACACGGGCGCGCTGTGGCGCGAGGTGTTCGGGCCGGTGGAAGCGGGCGGGACGGGCCGGGTGCTGCCCGACCTCTGGGACCCCGCGACGGACCGGGCCACCCGCAGTCCGCGCGCCGAACTCCCTCCCGGGGGAGTGCTGTTGGTGCATGGCCCGTTTCTGCTCGGGCACTGGTTCCCGTTCGACCTCACGGTGCATCTGCGACTGTCGCCCGCCGCGCTGCGCCGCCGCACCGAGGAGGACGAACGGTGGACGCTCCCCGCGTTCGAACGGTACGAGCGAGAGGTCGGCCCGGCCGAGGCCGCCGACGTCGTCGTGACAACGGACGACCCCCGCCACCCCGCCTGGTCGCCTCCGCGAAGCTGA
- a CDS encoding carbohydrate kinase family protein — protein sequence MSGAGLPGVRPTAAPDAPGPARGEALLIVGDVVTDVVARHRTPLAHGTDTAAEIHTLPGGAGANAACWAVASGCGDVRLLARVGADAAGWHGEHLRAAGVRPLLVVDDEVATATVVSLVDAAAERTFLTDSGAVLRLGAADWSAELLDGVGRLHISGYLFFAETSRQAVRAAVESAVARGVPVSVDPASAGFLAQQGAEAFLAAADGVQVLLPNADEARLLTGLPDTGKAAAELSHRFPLVVVTLGPGGALVASDGAVTARVPPRTTRAVDSTGAGDAFNGAFLAALLTGADPVTATSAGCRAGALSVALPGGRPPARRTVSEN from the coding sequence GTGAGCGGTGCGGGCCTGCCCGGCGTCCGCCCCACTGCGGCGCCGGACGCCCCGGGCCCGGCCCGGGGCGAGGCGCTGCTGATCGTCGGGGACGTCGTCACCGACGTGGTGGCCCGGCACCGTACGCCCCTCGCGCACGGCACCGACACCGCCGCCGAGATCCACACCCTGCCGGGCGGCGCGGGAGCCAACGCGGCGTGCTGGGCCGTGGCCTCGGGATGCGGGGATGTCCGGCTGCTCGCCCGCGTCGGCGCGGACGCGGCCGGGTGGCACGGGGAACACCTGCGAGCGGCGGGCGTCCGGCCGCTGCTCGTCGTGGACGACGAGGTGGCGACGGCCACCGTCGTGTCGCTGGTCGACGCCGCCGCCGAACGCACCTTCCTGACCGACAGCGGGGCCGTCCTGCGCCTCGGCGCGGCCGACTGGTCGGCGGAGTTGCTCGACGGGGTCGGCCGGCTGCACATCTCCGGCTATCTGTTCTTCGCCGAAACGAGTCGTCAGGCGGTGCGCGCCGCCGTGGAATCGGCGGTGGCGCGAGGAGTTCCGGTGAGCGTGGACCCGGCGTCGGCGGGCTTCCTGGCGCAACAGGGCGCCGAGGCGTTCCTGGCGGCGGCCGACGGCGTCCAGGTGCTGCTGCCCAACGCGGACGAGGCCCGGCTGCTCACGGGCCTCCCGGACACCGGGAAGGCGGCGGCCGAACTGAGCCACCGGTTCCCGCTCGTGGTGGTGACGCTGGGCCCCGGGGGCGCGCTGGTGGCGTCGGACGGAGCCGTGACGGCCCGGGTCCCGCCCCGCACCACACGGGCCGTCGACTCCACCGGGGCGGGCGACGCCTTCAACGGAGCTTTCCTCGCCGCTCTGTTGACCGGCGCGGACCCGGTGACGGCGACGAGCGCGGGCTGCCGGGCCGGAGCCCTCTCGGTCGCACTGCCCGGCGGCCGACCACCGGCCCGCCGGACCGTGTCCGAAAACTAG
- a CDS encoding pseudouridine-5'-phosphate glycosidase: MPDTTPQLSPEVREALDARRPVVALESTIIAHGLPRPRNLAVAEELEALVRSGGAVPATVAVLDGRAHVGLDKDQLERIAGDVSVRKLGHRDLAPALATGASGATTVSATAFLAARAGIRVFATGGLGGVHRDWTSAQDESADLRLLAETRITVVCAGVKSILDVPATLQRLETLGVGILGYGTEHFPGFYLTSSGEPVDWTVRTPEEVAAVMGAQDALGGPEAALIVANPVPEADQLDPELHDRVLAEALAECRQRGIDGQGVTPFLLGELVRRTGGASLEANLAAVRGNVRLAALIAAAAAAR, encoded by the coding sequence ATGCCTGACACCACACCGCAGTTGTCCCCCGAGGTACGGGAGGCGCTCGACGCGCGCCGGCCCGTGGTCGCCCTGGAGTCGACGATCATCGCACACGGTCTGCCGCGCCCGCGCAATCTGGCCGTCGCCGAGGAGTTGGAGGCGCTCGTACGGTCCGGCGGCGCCGTGCCCGCCACCGTCGCCGTACTGGACGGCAGGGCTCACGTGGGCCTGGACAAGGACCAGTTGGAGCGGATCGCCGGGGATGTGTCCGTCCGCAAGCTCGGGCACCGCGATCTGGCACCCGCGCTCGCCACGGGGGCGAGCGGGGCGACGACGGTGTCCGCGACGGCGTTCCTCGCCGCCCGCGCGGGCATCCGGGTCTTCGCCACCGGTGGGCTGGGCGGTGTCCACCGCGACTGGACCAGCGCGCAGGACGAGTCGGCGGATCTGCGGCTGCTCGCGGAGACCCGGATCACGGTGGTCTGCGCCGGCGTGAAGTCGATCCTCGACGTACCGGCGACACTCCAGCGTCTGGAGACCCTGGGCGTGGGGATCCTCGGGTACGGCACGGAGCACTTCCCGGGTTTCTATCTGACGTCGTCCGGGGAGCCCGTCGACTGGACGGTGCGGACCCCGGAGGAGGTCGCCGCGGTGATGGGCGCGCAGGACGCGCTCGGCGGGCCGGAGGCCGCGCTGATCGTCGCCAACCCGGTGCCGGAGGCGGACCAGCTCGATCCGGAGCTGCACGACCGGGTGCTCGCCGAGGCGCTGGCGGAGTGCCGGCAGCGGGGCATCGACGGTCAGGGGGTCACGCCGTTCCTGCTGGGCGAACTGGTGCGGCGGACCGGCGGCGCGTCGCTGGAGGCGAACCTGGCCGCTGTGCGGGGCAACGTACGCCTGGCCGCGCTGATCGCGGCCGCGGCGGCGGCGCGGTGA
- a CDS encoding methylated-DNA--[protein]-cysteine S-methyltransferase, producing the protein MDSDTQPVEWAVVGSDIGPLLLAATREGLVTVVFHATDRRREAALRQLGGRFGCEPVEDPAGRLAEPIRQLAAFFDGTLREFTLPLDWSLSGGFNRQVLRELATGVPYGTVVGYGDLADRVGSPGSAQAVGAAMGSNPLPLVVPCHRVVESGGGLGGFGGGLETKRQLLALEGVLPAPLF; encoded by the coding sequence ATGGACAGTGACACGCAGCCGGTGGAGTGGGCCGTGGTCGGAAGCGACATCGGCCCGCTGCTGCTGGCCGCCACCCGTGAAGGACTTGTGACAGTTGTCTTCCACGCCACGGACAGGCGGCGGGAGGCGGCGCTCCGGCAGCTCGGGGGGCGGTTCGGATGCGAGCCGGTGGAGGATCCGGCGGGCCGGCTGGCCGAGCCGATACGTCAGCTCGCGGCGTTCTTCGACGGCACCCTCCGGGAGTTCACGCTGCCGCTCGACTGGTCGCTGTCGGGCGGCTTCAACCGGCAGGTGCTGCGGGAGCTGGCGACGGGTGTTCCGTACGGCACGGTCGTCGGGTACGGCGATCTGGCCGACCGGGTCGGCAGTCCGGGCTCGGCCCAGGCGGTGGGCGCGGCGATGGGGTCGAATCCGCTGCCGCTCGTGGTGCCGTGCCACCGGGTGGTGGAGAGCGGCGGCGGGCTGGGCGGCTTCGGGGGCGGCCTGGAGACCAAGCGGCAGCTGCTGGCGCTGGAAGGGGTGCTGCCCGCGCCGCTGTTCTGA
- a CDS encoding glycerophosphodiester phosphodiesterase, whose translation MYARTSVTAAVALLGAVALILPGTASAAVPRATAPEMSPVCSRQAADPLVIAHRGASAYAPENTLAAVDKAAELDVDWVENDVQRTRDGRLVVLHDTDLRRTTDAERVFPGRAPWNVKDFTAAEIARLDAGSWFSAAWAGERVPTLEEFLAAVEANRQNLLLEIKAPELYPGIEGDILRVLRTEGWLDGAHVRDRLVVQSFGADSVRAVHERRPDVTTGFLGTPAVADLPSYAEFTDRINPTHTSLTAAYVASVHRLKGAHGKRLQVSTWTVDDAAGARRVAGFGVDGIITNRPDVVRDAVG comes from the coding sequence GTGTACGCACGCACCTCTGTGACCGCGGCCGTCGCGCTGCTGGGGGCCGTCGCGCTGATTCTGCCGGGGACCGCCTCGGCCGCCGTGCCCCGGGCCACGGCCCCCGAGATGTCCCCGGTGTGCTCCCGGCAGGCCGCCGATCCGCTGGTCATCGCGCACCGGGGGGCCTCCGCGTACGCGCCGGAGAACACCCTCGCCGCCGTCGACAAGGCCGCGGAACTGGACGTCGACTGGGTGGAGAACGACGTCCAGCGGACACGGGACGGCAGGCTGGTCGTGCTGCACGACACCGACCTGAGGCGCACCACCGACGCCGAGCGGGTCTTCCCCGGCCGGGCGCCGTGGAATGTGAAGGACTTCACCGCCGCCGAGATCGCACGGCTGGACGCGGGCAGCTGGTTCAGCGCCGCGTGGGCGGGTGAGCGGGTGCCGACGCTGGAGGAATTCCTGGCGGCGGTCGAGGCCAACCGGCAGAACCTTCTTCTGGAGATCAAGGCGCCCGAGCTGTATCCCGGCATCGAGGGGGACATCCTGCGGGTGCTCCGTACGGAGGGCTGGCTGGACGGCGCGCACGTACGGGACCGGCTGGTCGTGCAGAGTTTCGGCGCGGACAGCGTGCGGGCCGTGCACGAGCGGCGGCCCGACGTGACCACCGGTTTCCTCGGTACGCCCGCCGTGGCGGACCTGCCCTCGTACGCGGAGTTCACCGACCGGATCAACCCGACGCACACCTCGCTGACGGCCGCGTACGTGGCCTCCGTGCACCGGCTGAAGGGCGCCCACGGCAAGCGACTCCAGGTCAGCACCTGGACGGTCGACGACGCGGCGGGAGCGCGGCGGGTGGCCGGATTCGGTGTCGACGGCATCATCACCAACCGCCCCGACGTGGTGCGGGACGCGGTGGGCTGA
- a CDS encoding MHYT domain-containing protein: protein MQGTTDGFSYGLITPVAAFLMACLGGTLGLRCAIRSLHTSQRGRKAGWLALAAVAIGSGVWTMHFIAMTGFSVAETPVTYDAATTFAGLAVAIVMVGLGVFLVGYRGTTPMALVTGGTVTGLGIASMHYLGMSGMRLHGTLGYDTVTVGVSVVIAVVAATTALWAAASVHSLLMSVAASLAMGVAVTGMHYTGMAAVHVRLGTPGGPADGTEAGEPVATLLGPMLVGPGVFLLLAAVVVVFDPLMVAGGRRAAAPAPEGPDRGARSRALSGVPAQRTRREPRYGTSPEETAAGRSVPSRGVHDW, encoded by the coding sequence ATGCAGGGCACCACCGACGGATTCAGCTACGGCCTGATCACCCCCGTGGCGGCCTTTCTCATGGCCTGCCTCGGTGGCACGCTGGGCCTGCGCTGCGCCATCAGATCCCTGCACACCTCCCAACGAGGACGCAAGGCCGGCTGGCTCGCACTCGCCGCCGTCGCGATCGGCTCGGGCGTCTGGACGATGCACTTCATCGCCATGACCGGCTTCTCCGTGGCGGAGACGCCCGTCACGTACGACGCGGCCACCACCTTCGCCGGTCTCGCCGTCGCGATCGTCATGGTCGGCCTCGGCGTCTTCCTGGTGGGATACCGCGGCACGACCCCGATGGCCCTGGTCACCGGCGGCACCGTCACCGGTCTCGGCATCGCGAGCATGCACTACCTGGGCATGTCCGGGATGCGGCTCCACGGCACCCTCGGCTACGACACGGTGACCGTCGGCGTCTCCGTCGTCATCGCCGTCGTCGCGGCCACCACGGCGCTGTGGGCCGCCGCCTCCGTGCACAGCCTCCTGATGAGCGTGGCCGCCAGTCTCGCCATGGGCGTCGCCGTCACCGGAATGCACTACACGGGCATGGCCGCCGTGCATGTCCGGCTCGGCACCCCCGGCGGCCCCGCCGACGGGACCGAGGCCGGCGAACCGGTGGCGACCCTGCTCGGGCCCATGCTGGTCGGACCCGGTGTCTTCCTGCTGCTGGCGGCCGTCGTGGTGGTCTTCGACCCGCTCATGGTCGCGGGCGGCCGGCGCGCCGCCGCACCGGCTCCCGAGGGGCCGGACCGGGGCGCCCGTAGCCGCGCGCTGTCCGGCGTACCGGCCCAGCGGACCCGCCGGGAACCCAGGTACGGCACGAGCCCCGAGGAGACGGCGGCCGGGCGGTCCGTCCCGTCGCGGGGCGTCCACGACTGGTGA
- the uvrB gene encoding excinuclease ABC subunit UvrB, whose amino-acid sequence MRPVSKIERTLAPFEVISSYQPSGDQPTAIADLERRVRADEQDVVLLGATGTGKSATTAWMIERLQRPTLVMAPNKTLAAQLANEFRELLPNNAVEYFVSYYDYYQPEAYVPQSDTYIEKDSSINDEVERLRHSATNSLLTRRDVVVVASVSCIYGLGTPQEYVDRMVSLKVGEEYDRDELLRRFVDIQYTRNDMAFTRGTFRVRGDTIEIFPVYEELAVRIEMFGDEIEALSTLHPLTGEIISEDEHLYVFPASHYVAGPERMEKAVNGIERELEERLAELEKQGKLLESQRLRMRTTYDIEMMRQIGSCSGIENYSMHFDDRLPGTAPNTLLDYFPEDFLLVIDESHVTVPQIGAMYEGDASRKRTLVDHGFRLPSALDNRPLKWEEFQQRVGQTVYLSATPGTYELSRGDGFVEQIIRPTGLVDPEVVVKPTEGQIDDLVHEIRLRTERDERVLVTTLTKKMAEDLTDYFLELGVQVRYLHSDVDTLRRIELLRELRAGEYDVLVGINLLREGLDLPEVSLVAILDADKQGFLRSGTSLIQTIGRAARNVSGQVHMYADRITPAMEQAIDETNRRREKQIAYNTERGLDPQPLRKKINDIVATIAREEVDTEQLLGTGYRQGKQAKTPVPSLSGRAGAETGRPGRKTAKQGAVVTDRPAAELAGIIEEMTERMRAAAADLQFEVAARLRDEVGELKKELRQMREVGLA is encoded by the coding sequence ATGCGGCCAGTTTCCAAGATCGAACGTACTTTGGCGCCTTTTGAGGTCATCAGCTCCTACCAGCCCAGCGGCGACCAGCCGACGGCGATCGCCGACCTGGAGCGCCGCGTCCGCGCGGACGAGCAGGACGTCGTCCTGCTGGGCGCGACGGGTACGGGCAAGTCGGCCACCACGGCCTGGATGATCGAGCGGCTCCAGCGCCCCACCCTGGTGATGGCCCCGAACAAGACGCTGGCCGCCCAGCTGGCGAACGAGTTCCGCGAGCTGCTCCCCAACAACGCCGTCGAGTACTTCGTCTCGTACTACGACTACTACCAGCCCGAGGCGTACGTCCCGCAGTCGGACACGTACATCGAGAAGGACTCCTCGATCAACGACGAGGTCGAGCGGCTGCGCCACTCGGCGACGAACTCGCTGCTCACCCGCCGTGACGTGGTCGTGGTCGCCTCCGTCTCCTGCATCTACGGCCTGGGTACGCCCCAGGAGTACGTGGACCGCATGGTGTCGCTGAAGGTCGGCGAGGAGTACGACCGCGACGAACTGCTGCGCCGCTTCGTCGACATCCAGTACACGCGCAACGACATGGCGTTCACCCGCGGCACCTTCCGGGTCCGCGGCGACACCATCGAGATCTTCCCGGTCTACGAGGAACTGGCCGTCCGTATCGAGATGTTCGGCGACGAGATCGAGGCCCTCTCCACCCTCCACCCCCTCACCGGCGAGATCATCAGCGAGGACGAGCACCTGTACGTCTTCCCGGCCAGCCACTACGTGGCGGGACCCGAGCGCATGGAGAAGGCCGTCAACGGCATCGAGCGCGAGCTGGAGGAGCGCCTCGCCGAGCTGGAGAAGCAGGGCAAGCTCCTGGAGTCCCAGCGGCTGCGGATGCGCACCACGTACGACATCGAGATGATGCGCCAGATCGGCTCCTGCTCCGGTATCGAGAACTACTCGATGCACTTCGACGACCGCCTGCCGGGCACCGCGCCCAACACCCTCCTCGACTACTTCCCCGAGGACTTCCTGCTGGTCATCGACGAGTCGCACGTCACCGTGCCGCAGATCGGCGCCATGTACGAGGGCGACGCCTCCCGCAAGCGCACGCTGGTCGACCACGGCTTCCGGCTGCCCTCCGCGCTGGACAACCGGCCGCTGAAGTGGGAGGAGTTCCAGCAGCGCGTCGGCCAGACCGTCTATCTGTCCGCCACCCCCGGCACGTACGAACTCTCCCGGGGCGACGGCTTCGTGGAACAGATCATCCGCCCCACCGGGCTCGTCGACCCCGAGGTCGTCGTCAAGCCCACCGAGGGCCAGATCGACGACCTGGTGCACGAGATCCGCCTCCGCACCGAGCGGGACGAGCGCGTCCTGGTCACCACCCTCACCAAGAAGATGGCCGAGGACCTGACGGACTACTTCCTCGAACTGGGCGTACAGGTCCGCTATCTGCACAGCGACGTCGACACCCTGCGCCGTATCGAGCTGCTGCGCGAACTGCGCGCCGGCGAGTACGACGTCCTGGTGGGCATCAACCTCCTCCGGGAGGGACTCGACCTCCCCGAGGTGTCCCTCGTGGCGATCCTCGACGCCGACAAGCAGGGCTTCCTCAGGTCGGGGACCTCCCTGATCCAGACGATCGGGCGCGCGGCGCGCAACGTCTCCGGCCAGGTCCACATGTACGCGGACCGGATCACCCCGGCGATGGAACAGGCCATCGACGAGACCAACCGCCGCCGCGAGAAGCAGATCGCGTACAACACCGAGCGGGGCCTGGACCCGCAGCCGCTGCGCAAGAAGATCAACGACATCGTCGCGACCATCGCGCGCGAGGAGGTCGACACCGAGCAACTGCTCGGCACCGGCTACCGCCAGGGCAAGCAGGCCAAGACACCCGTGCCGTCGCTCTCCGGCCGCGCGGGGGCCGAGACCGGGCGGCCGGGCCGGAAGACCGCCAAACAGGGCGCGGTGGTCACCGACCGGCCCGCGGCCGAACTGGCCGGAATCATCGAGGAGATGACCGAGCGCATGCGCGCGGCGGCGGCTGATCTCCAGTTCGAGGTGGCGGCGCGACTGCGTGACGAAGTGGGCGAACTGAAAAAGGAGTTGCGGCAGATGAGGGAGGTAGGACTCGCCTGA